The genomic segment cacaatcctggaatgCTGGcttctaatcactcacctgcctgcctgcctggtcacccctaactgcctccccttgctggcttgatcacccctcactgccccccccaccagcctggtcaccccttactgcccccgccccccgccggcctggttgcccctcactgccccccctgctagcctaatcacccccaactacccccctgctggcctggtcaccccctactgcacccccccgccggcctgttcacacctaactgccccccctgctggcctggtcacctcttactgcccccccccccccccccgccagcagggttgcccccaactgccccccctgccagcctggttgccccatgcagcctgctgttcagtagtttggtcatcTTTCATTaacctcccctgcatgcctggtagtaggcagccatcttgtgagggttaatttgcatatcacctctttattatgtaggatgggaaaaatatcctggggtgagtattaaccaaaaaaataaatgtttggccaaatatagcaggctagtttttaagttgataattttgtatggcccatgagtgatgttataaatatccaaatggcccttggcagaaaaaaggttccccaccctggttTAAAGCCATATTATGTAATAAATGTTGGGTCATTACCAATGAACGTTCAGCCAACAGCGGCACGAGTGCCTGAACGAAGCTCATCTAACACGCATTTCCTCCACACGCCACGGCACCGCTCCCGCACTTAGGAAAACTaggcagcacccagcactgtGCTCGGGCCACTTACACAGTGCGATCACCAACAGAGGACACAAGAATGTGGCGGTGAATGCACTGTGAAGTAAACACACTACGAAGACAACACTGCTAATAGGATAAGTTTCCGGAACATCTGCTCAACCTCAGCTGGGAGCTGTGTGCCCGGCAGCTCGGGGCTGCCTCTCGCTGCGGGTCTGCAGGGGGCCGACTTGGGAGTTACCGATCCATTCAGTGAGCGGCACGTTCTCAGCACAGAGCCCACACATGAGGACAGTGTACTCCTCGCCATGCCCGCGCTGCCGGACCTCACTCCGCAGGGGTCGGAGCCCGGCCTCAGGGTTTCCTCCCTCACCCTGTGGTCACCAGGGCCGCCCTGTGCGATGAGAAGAGGCTCTCGTCCTCTGGGGGTGCAGAATGCACGGCTCGGTGAGGGGCATGGGCTGGAGCTCAGCTCTGGTTCACCCCCATCCAGGTGCCATCGCACAGGCACAACCTGCTCCAAACACGTGACCGGCCTACAGATCATATACCTCTTGaccttttctttgctttttagctGAAACGTTAGGTCTTTTAAATTTCCCTCATCTGGATGAGTTGGGTCAGAAGTGGGGAGCGAGATATGGGGATCAGAGTCAGAACATGAGAGTGGGAGCCCGAGAGAGAGGGTGCCGGGCAGGCCCGTGGCTGCCTGCCCGGATGGGGCTCTGACCTGCAGTTGGTAGGCCAGGTCAGCCTGGGCGCGGCGGGTGTTGACCTCAATGTCATAGGTGGCCTTCTTCAGCTCGTAGTCCCTCTGGGCCTTGGCCATCTCGATCTCACTCAGGTACTGGGCAGACACCTTCTCCTGCTTGGCTTTGGCCTCCTGTCCGCACAGGGACCGGGCACGGGGTCAGAGCAGGGTGGGAAGGCCCCGGGCCCCCTGCcgttggccagccctggcctcatcTCTGTCCTCTGCCAACCCAGTTCCATCAGCCCCGTCGTGGTGCACTCCCCCCATGTGCTCAAGTGCCCACGGGGACCACAGACCCCCCCTCACCCGGATCCCAGCATCTCGCTTGGCCTCCGCTTCTCCAATCCGAGCATCTTTCTGGACTTGAGCGGTCCGAGCCTTCCCCAAGGAGTGCAAGTAGTCCTGTGGGAGAGACGCAGACACTGCcgtcctgcagagggaggagcaAGGAGCAGGGACCGGGAGGACGCCTGCCCGGCAGGACGCCTGCCCGGCTTACCTGGTCGTCATGGATGTCCTTCAGGGTGTAGCTGACCACACTGATGCCCATGTTCACCAGGTCTGAGGAGGCCACTTTGAAGACCTGCTCTGAGAACTTCTGCCTGTCCTTGTAGATTTCCTAGGACAGGGACGTGGGAGGAGGACCGTAAGCTCTCGGTCCTGGGGCACGGCCCCCTGCGGACCGTCCAGGTGTTGCCCTGCCTCACGCCCACCTCCACAGTCATGTGGGCCATGATGGCCCGCTGGTGGCCCTCCAGCGTCTCCAGTGCGATGTGGGCGATCTCGGCCTCCGTCTTCCCCAGGAACATCTGGCAGGCGGCCGCCAGCATCTCTTTGTTCTGCCCCTGGATTTTCACCTgcgggcagaggagggtggggaggggcggtgcaggtctggagcagagggagcagggagaggagaggagaggagaggagaggagaggagaggaggcgcCGCGGAGGGAGTGGGGCGTGGACCCGGGAAAGGCCCAGAAAGCCGCACCTGGGCGATGCCGGTGACTGAGATGGGGACCCCGTGGCGCGTGTAAACCTTCTCACTCTTGACATTGAGGGTCAATGTGTTGAGAGAGATCCTGAAGGGAaccagagggggcagtgaggagaggCGGAGAGGAAACCGGCCCTCGGGCTCTCCCTACGCACCTCTGGATCTGCTGGATGCAGGGCAGGACGAAGACGCGGCCGCCGGCCACCATGACCGGGGGGCTCCGGCAGAAGCCTGcaaggtggggcagtgagctggcGTCGCGCTGGGGTGCGGGGGACCAGggaacccgggggggggggggctacccCCACGCGGAAGtccgggagcggggaggggggtggggggccgggagcCCTGGCGCAGcggagctggcggggggggggggggggggggggaggggcagagccaggctccggggctggggcgcggggggggggggagggggggaagaacGGCGCTTACCGGAGACCACCATGGCCTCGTTGGGGCCGCAGGTGAAGAACATGGCCGCGGGGGGCTGGCGGAGAGCGGAGAAGGCGTCCGCGGGGCCGGGAGCGGCTGTTTCCCGTCAGCCCGCCCGCCCCACCACCTCGGCCCAGGCCCTCGCCCCCGGCCCGGCGAAGGCTTCCCCGGGAGCCCGCAGACTCCAGCGACGCCGCCCGCGGCGAGGGCGGTTCTCCGGGACCCGATAAAGCTCCGCCGCGCCCGGCCCCGCCTCACGCCGCCCCcggctccccgcccgcccgcctcccggACCTGCGAGCCGAGCCTCGGCCACCCGAGCACCAGCGTCCCGGAAGCCCCACCCGCGGCCCCCGGCGGCCCCGCCCCGTTCCCGGCGGCCCCGCCCCGTTCCCGGCGGCCCCGCCCCGTTCCCGGCGGCCCCGCCCCGTTCCCGGCAGGCCCCGCTCCCCCCCTCCGCTTCCCGCAGCCCCCGCTCCGCCCGGCGCGTGACGCGGCCTCGTCCCGGGAAGCCCGGCGGCGGCTGGGAGCCGCAGGCTGCGCCCGGGCCTGtgcgccggggccggggccgggggcgcggCCGCCGGTCCGTGGCGCCCGCAGGGGGACTCGCCGCTGACAGACTCACTCGGACGCCCGCCACAGTCACCGCGTTTATTTGTGTTCACAGAACATACCGCccgggccgcccgccgcccgcccggagCCGCCCGCCCGGAGCCGCCTGCCCGGGCCCCAGGGACCGGGTGCCGCAGCGGCCCGGCGCCCTCGCATAAGTTAAATAAATACCGCCCCGTCCCCGGGGGACataaatacacataaatacaCGTAAATACACGTaacgccgcccgccccgcccgccaagTGTCCGCGCTCCTCGGCTCCGCGGACGCTGCCGGCGGGGGTCGCGGTCAGAGGGAGGCCGGGGGGCGCTGGAGGAACGCGCGGAGGTCCGGAGCGTAGTCCGAGGGCTCCGCCGTCAGATTGCGGGGCTCGAgggccgggggcgcggggggcgcggcGCTGGGGGCGTCCTCCGCGGTCTGGGGCGCCGGCGCCTCCTCGTCCGCCATCAGGATCTGGCAGAAGACGACGGCGAGCAGCAGGGCGAGGAGCCTGCGGGCCGGGCTGCGGTCCTCGGCGGGCAGCTGGCGCCGGACCTGCGCGGAGACAGGCGAGGGGACAGGTCAGCCGGGCCCGACGGCGGCCGTTCCCGCCACTGCCCCGGCCCCCCTTGGCGGCACTCACCGCTCGCGGGTAGAGGACCCGGCGGCTGCGCCTTCGGTGCCCGCGGGAGGCGCTGGGGCGCGAGGCGGGGGCCGCCGCCGGCTCCGGGAGAGGGTCGAACGTGAAGACCTCGGGCCCAGAGCCCCGCCGGGGCCCCGGGCTGGCGGAGGGTGCCGGGGTCGGGGCCCGCAGGACGGTCatggtggggagggagcagcGGGAGCGACACATGGCGGCGGAGCGGGGCGCGCGGGAAAGACGAGTGGGGCCCGGAGCCTCCGGCGCGTTAAGTACCGTCGGCGGGGCGGCCCTTCTCACTCCGCCCCCCGCGCGGGCGGCGCGGAAATTCCGACCGTTCAgcagagggcggggtggggacTTGGCCTGTGACCCATAGCTGCGCCGGTGTGTGAGCTGtgagtgtgagctgtgtgtgtgagctgtgtgtgctgtgaatgtgagctgtgtgctgtgtgtgagctgtgaatgtgagctgtgtgctgagtgtgtgagctgtgagtgtgagctgtgagtgtgagctgtgtgagctgtgaatgtgagctgtgtgctgtgtgtgagctgtgagtgtgagctgtgagtgtgtgctgtgtgtgagctgtgtgtgtgctgtgtgtgtgagctgtgtgtgagctgagtgtgtgtgtgagctgtgtgtgtgagctgtgagtgtgagctgtgtgtgtgagctgtgagtgtgtgctgtgtgtgtgagctgtgtgtgtgtgctgtgtgtgtgagctgtgtgtgtgagctgtgagtgtgagctgtgtgtgtgagctgtgtgtgtgagctgtgtgtgctgtgtgtgtgtgctgtgtgtgtgagctgtgtgtgtgagctgtgagtgtgagctgtgagtgtgtgctgtgtgtgtgagctgtgtgtgtgtgctgtgagtgctgtgtgtgagctgtgtgtgtgctgagtgtgtgagctgtgtgtgtgagctgtgagtgTGAGCTGTGACTGTGAGCTGTGAGTGTGAGCTGtgagtgtgagctgtgtgtgtgagctgaGTGTGCtgagtgtgtgatgtgtgtgtgagctgtgagttgtgtgtgtgagttgtgtgtgtgggctgtgagtgtgagctgtgtgtgctgtgtgtgtgagctgtgagtgTGTCCtgagtgtgagctgtgtgtgtgagctgtgtgtgctgtgtgtgtgtgctgtgtgtgtgagctgtgtaTGTGAGCTGtgagtgtgagctgtgtgtgtgctgtgtgtgtgagctgtgtgtactgtgtgtgtgagctgtgagtgTGTGCtgagtgtgagctgtgtgtgtgctgtgtgtgtgagctgtgagtgtgtgctgtgtgtgtgagctgtgtgtgtgtgctgagtgtgtgctgtgtgtgtgagctgtgagtgtgtgctgtgtgtgtgagctgtgtgtgtgtgctgagtgtgtgctgtgtgtgtgagctgtgagtgtgtgctgtgtgtgtgagctgtgtgtgtgctggtgtgtGCTGTGAAtgtgagctgtgtgctgtgtgtgtgagctgtgagtgtgagctgtgagtgtgagctgtgagtgtgagctgtgagtgtgtgctgtgtgtgtgtgctgtgtatgtgtgctgtgtgtgcgtgctgtgtgtgtgctgtgtgtttgtgtgagtgtgtgctgtgtgtgtgagctgtgagtgtgtgctgtgtgtgtgctgtgaatgtgagctgtgtgctgtgtgtgagctgtgagtgtgagctgtgagtgtgagctgtgtgagctgtgagtgtgagctgtgagtgtgtgctgtgtgtgtgagctgtgtgtgtgctgtgaatGTGAGCTGTGTGCTGAGTGTGTGAGCTGTGATTGTGAGCTGTGTGAACTGTGCATGTGTACACTGTGTGTGagtgagctgtgtgagctgtgagtgtgagctgtgtgagctgtgaatGTGAGctatgtgtgtgctgtgtgtgtgagctgtgagtgTGAGTTGTGATTGTGTGACCTATGagtgtgagctgtgagctgtgtgctgagtatgagtgtgagctgtgtgctgagtgtgagctgtgggtgtgtgtgtgctgagtgtgTGCTGTGAGTGTGTAAGCTGTgcgtgtgtgagctgtgtgtgtgtgagctgtgcttgtgctgtgggtgtgtgtgttgttaGTGTGTGAGTTGTGCGTGTGTGAGCTGTGcatgtgagctgtgtgtgtgtgagctgtgcgTATGCTGTGAGTGTGAGCTGTGAGTGTGAGCTGTGCGTGTGCTGTGTGTGAGCTATGCATGTgagttatgtgtgtgtgagttgtgCGTGTGTGAGCTGTGCATATGCTGTGAGTGTGATGTGAGCTGTGCGTGGGGTGGGCGAGATCCCGCACTCGGGCACACGTCCGGACCGTGGAGCTGAGGATGCCTTGGCAGCGTCAGGGGGAGGCGCGGCCGCAGTCCCACCCGGGAGCAGCGGGACACAGTGAGGGGGTCTGGCCGCCTGACCCAGCGAGGTGGGAACCAGCACCCAGGGGCACGCGCACCCCTGTAGGCCCACAAGAAGACACCCCGGACGGGTTACAGAACAGCAAAGCTCAGGAAGAAGAGTGAACTCGGCGCACACAGACCCAGCCCTGCGGCGAAGCGCGCAGGAAACACACCCCAACATTCACACGCACACCAACATTCACACGCACACCAACATTCACACGCACACCAGTGTCGGGGGCAtttccccttctttccttctagGCTCGTTGGCCGGTCTAATCATTAAATTGAGGTAAGACATTAACAGGGAAAAACAAATTGTACTGCGTTCTTCCAGGAAGGGCCCAGGACGACCTGAGACTCGGGGGAGGgagtagggtgtgtgtgtgtgtgtgtgtgtgtgtgtgtgtgtgtgtgtgggtgtgggtatgtgtgtgtatgtgtgtatggggtatgtgtgtgtgtgtgtgtgtgtgtgtgtatgtgtgtgtatatctgtgtgtgtatgtgtgtgtgtatgtgtgtgtgtatgtgtgtgtgtgggggtgtgtgtgtgtgtgtgtggacgggcatgtgtgtgtgggggggtgtgtgtgtgtggggggtatgtgtgtgtgtgggtatgtgtgcatgtgtgtgtgtgggtgtgtgtgggtatgtgtgtgtatgtgtgtgggtgtgtggggggcgggcaggcacTGGGTCGTCAGATGCTCCCTCACCAAGCAGGCACGTCTTTCAGAGGAAAGGCCTccctgggccagccctgcctggggctcaGGTGGGTAAGGGGAGCGCACAGCTTTCCCCGAGGCCCTGCGTCTCAATGGCGTCAGCTCGGAGCAACCACACGCCAGTGAGGCCCTTCACCaggcacatcacacacacacacacatacatgcacatgcacacacgcacacacacacgcgcacatgtatacacacacgcTATACAGAGTGAAGGCGCAGACACAGGGACAGCCCGGCATTCACCTGCTGGTGTTCACACAAAGCTGGACAGAGGATCCCCGAATGCAAAGGCGGTGGTTAGCGTCTCCCAGGTTTGCCCCTTGTGTGGGTCAAATTACAAAATTCACGTGAACATTTTAAACTGCAAGGCATCATGCAAATCTTGTGGTAATGGTAGTACCTCAGGACAGAATCAAcacctatactaataatagcctaggtggcgtcacaagatggccgctggCACGTAGGAGGCGGGGCcagcggaggaggcgggtcctggcaggggagggcagttatgggtgattgggctggcaggggagcagttagggggtgatcaggctggcaggcaggtgagcagttaggagccagcggtcccaggttgtgagaaggatgtcccagattggagagggtgcaggctgggctgagggacaacccccccccgcccccccgctccgcatgaattttgtgcaccgggcctctagtgttttcataacTGCCTTAGAGACAGCTGCTCACGGACAAGAGGGCACCCTGCTAAAGGCGCCGCTGAGAGTGCTGAGCTGCTGTCAGGGCGCctgctgcagagggaggcaagcCAGGGCAGTGGGCACCCCGCTGTGGGCCTGGCCACAACTCCTGAGGCTCCTAAGAATGTGGAAGACAGTGGAAGGGGCACCCAAAAGGCTGGTGTTCAGGCATCAGTCAGGCGAGGTCCTGGAAGAGCGGCGGGTGAGATGGCCTGGAACAGTGGAGGGAAGATGTGGAAGAAGCCTGTGAGAACGAGAATGGAATCAGCCTTGAGCTGGAAAAGTACAGGATGTGTTTGGGGAACCACAAAGAAAACAATCCCGGAGTCAGTTCCCGAAAAGGAGTAGTGGGAAGTCACAAGGGCTGCGACGGacttgggctgaggggaccgcttAGCGGTGGCCAGGCCAGGAATCTGGGTGTGGCCAGACTGTGGCGCTTGTGCGGCAGGAGGTGACATGACAGGAGGACAATTCAGGCTGGGAACGGAGCGGGGTGAGGAGCAGGCCCTCAATGAGGAGACgctgaggcaggggcaggagctggTGAAGGGGTGCAGATAGCGGGTAACAAGGACTTGGAAGGGGCCATGGCAGAGGGACCGAGAGGAGGGGTGGCTGTAAGGGACATTCTTAGTGTGCAGTCACCGGCATTTAACAACGAGATGTCTCACAGGTGTCGGGGAGTGTGGGCCGTGGGGTACTGccagcagagaaggaagggagcagagctggctccAGAGGTGAGTGCATGGGGCTCAGATGGGCGCCGGGGacacaggcctggccctcccgTCGGCGACGGTGTCACACATGCCTTTGCTTCTGCCATAGGACGCACCTCCCAGTGCGTGCACACAGTAGCTGCTCAGTAATCTTCATAAACGAAATGTGAACGTGCAGAACGCAAATGCAcacgctggctgggccacccACGCGTCTGAGACACGGACACCTTCCTTCCGGCTCCACGCACAAACGGACAGCATCCTTCGGAAAGCTGGGACAGTTCTTACCGGACACCAAACCAGGAGCACCTGCGGGCATTTCTCAACCACGCGAGGGGCAGCCGCACCACGGGCTGGAAGCCGATACGTGATGGCTGTGCGTGCGGTGGCCTCCGTGATGTGACTGTTCCCACTCCTGTCTGAACACACAGGACACCTCCTCGCAGAGACAcatccttccccacccctgccctcctcctgacATGTAAGCGAGCGCAGGGAGcctgcacacccacccaccccttatTCCAAGGCCACCTGCCCCTACTCCCACCCAGCACCGATGCATGGCTACTGACCTGTGGA from the Eptesicus fuscus isolate TK198812 chromosome 10, DD_ASM_mEF_20220401, whole genome shotgun sequence genome contains:
- the FLOT1 gene encoding flotillin-1 isoform X2, which encodes MFFTCGPNEAMVVSGFCRSPPVMVAGGRVFVLPCIQQIQRISLNTLTLNVKSEKVYTRHGVPISVTGIAQVKIQGQNKEMLAAACQMFLGKTEAEIAHIALETLEGHQRAIMAHMTVEEIYKDRQKFSEQVFKVASSDLVNMGISVVSYTLKDIHDDQDYLHSLGKARTAQVQKDARIGEAEAKRDAGIREAKAKQEKVSAQYLSEIEMAKAQRDYELKKATYDIEVNTRRAQADLAYQLQVAKTKQQIEEQRVQVQVVERAQQVAVQEQEIARREKELEARVRKPAEAERYRLERLAEAEKCQLITQAEAEAESVRVAEEISGPLTSTKKITLVSSGSGAVGAAKVTGEVLDILSHLPESVERLTGISISQVNHKPLRTA
- the IER3 gene encoding radiation-inducible immediate-early gene IEX-1, with translation MCRSRCSLPTMTVLRAPTPAPSASPGPRRGSGPEVFTFDPLPEPAAAPASRPSASRGHRRRSRRVLYPRAVRRQLPAEDRSPARRLLALLLAVVFCQILMADEEAPAPQTAEDAPSAAPPAPPALEPRNLTAEPSDYAPDLRAFLQRPPASL
- the FLOT1 gene encoding flotillin-1 isoform X1; this encodes MFFTCGPNEAMVVSGFCRSPPVMVAGGRVFVLPCIQQIQRISLNTLTLNVKSEKVYTRHGVPISVTGIAQVKIQGQNKEMLAAACQMFLGKTEAEIAHIALETLEGHQRAIMAHMTVEEIYKDRQKFSEQVFKVASSDLVNMGISVVSYTLKDIHDDQDYLHSLGKARTAQVQKDARIGEAEAKRDAGIREAKAKQEKVSAQYLSEIEMAKAQRDYELKKATYDIEVNTRRAQADLAYQLQVAKTKQQIEEQRVQVQVVERAQQVAVQEQEIARREKELEARVRKPAEAERYRLERLAEAEKCQLITQAEAEAESVRMRGEAEAFAIGARARAEAEQMAKKAEAFQLYQEAAQLDMLLEKLPQVAEEISGPLTSTKKITLVSSGSGAVGAAKVTGEVLDILSHLPESVERLTGISISQVNHKPLRTA